One Dictyoglomus sp. DNA window includes the following coding sequences:
- the recJ gene encoding single-stranded-DNA-specific exonuclease RecJ, protein MYKWIFLQGNKRQEEELIKSLGISPLLARLLVNRGITEKKLAEEFLNPFLDNLYNPFHFFPQLENALDYIIKLRNLKKKILIYGDYDVDGITSTTLLLKVLRNWGWDVDYYIPHRLIEGYGLKKETLEKLYLSKYSLIITVDCGINNREEVDFLKKNGLDVIITDHHIPLTDLPNALLILNPHLNNYPCSYLSGVGVVFKFLQALSEKIGEKLYSEEGIFELVSLGTLGDQVDLKSENRIFVKYGLNKISETKLVGLKALIKKAGLGGYSFLETRDILFYIVPRLNAIGRLREVKDAVELILSQDEEYAENLANVLENENRERQRIKEEVTLSANEEVERYFEKEGEDVPIIILSKEDWHKGVLGISASELAEKYNRPVLLGKIEGDYIIGSGRSIEDVDIFDFMTRLLPFLSKFGGHKSAIGFSIKRAFWDEFYRSAIKLSRELWKDLDLMPKIKIDKEIDIKDINSNLLADIEKLSPFGPGNEEPCFLISNSTIQELSSENEKKFNIKIVDLSGSMLSLTGFGLTKDLTNRKEELMDMVVRIYKGNFGGESFYRFYLEDFKVNMKNHIKLNSVKKRKFRYLLHLENDVEKNSVLEKIKKKRNNIIIITPSWNQSYWEDKSLTFISPWEIENKMEELRNSSLILWEDAELILRIPEFMNYYCKLIRELPIPIFFLTLLGDERVFLELSKMLNIRVVKYPSKVQIPSLRDLRFSKNREKEENFFKKVNAFFYPSNFPFFHLNHLVFAKPPILSSELRRWIKISKHAYLFFGKDEIMEGYKRSQEFSLNLNPLERDFFRKSSQDFLIILQKARLSEIYSLLFQYEFFGHK, encoded by the coding sequence ATGTATAAGTGGATTTTTCTTCAAGGAAATAAAAGACAAGAAGAAGAGTTGATAAAAAGTCTTGGTATTTCTCCTCTTCTTGCGCGTCTTCTTGTCAACAGAGGAATAACAGAAAAAAAATTAGCAGAGGAATTTTTAAATCCTTTTTTAGATAATCTTTATAATCCCTTTCATTTTTTTCCTCAATTGGAGAATGCGTTAGATTACATTATTAAACTGAGAAATTTAAAAAAAAAGATTTTAATTTATGGAGATTATGATGTAGATGGTATTACCTCAACAACTCTTTTATTAAAGGTTCTTAGAAATTGGGGATGGGATGTAGATTATTATATTCCTCACAGATTGATCGAAGGATATGGTTTAAAAAAGGAAACGTTGGAAAAGTTGTACCTTTCAAAATATAGCTTGATTATAACTGTTGATTGTGGAATAAATAATAGAGAAGAAGTGGATTTTTTAAAAAAAAATGGTTTAGATGTTATAATCACTGATCATCATATACCATTAACTGATCTTCCCAATGCTTTATTAATTTTAAACCCTCATTTAAATAATTATCCATGTTCTTATTTGTCTGGAGTTGGTGTTGTTTTTAAGTTTCTTCAGGCTTTAAGTGAAAAAATTGGAGAAAAACTTTACAGTGAAGAAGGAATTTTTGAGCTTGTTTCTCTTGGAACTTTAGGAGATCAGGTGGATTTAAAAAGTGAAAATAGAATTTTTGTAAAATATGGCTTAAATAAAATTTCTGAAACTAAACTTGTTGGATTGAAAGCTTTAATTAAAAAGGCAGGTTTAGGAGGTTATTCTTTTCTTGAGACAAGAGATATATTGTTCTATATTGTTCCACGTCTTAATGCTATAGGAAGACTACGAGAAGTAAAGGATGCTGTTGAACTTATTCTCTCGCAGGATGAGGAGTATGCAGAGAATTTGGCAAATGTCTTGGAAAATGAAAATAGAGAAAGACAGAGAATAAAAGAGGAAGTTACTCTTTCTGCAAATGAAGAGGTGGAGAGATATTTTGAAAAAGAAGGAGAAGATGTTCCCATAATAATTCTCTCTAAAGAAGATTGGCATAAGGGAGTTTTGGGAATATCTGCCTCAGAATTAGCAGAAAAATATAATAGGCCAGTGCTTTTAGGAAAAATAGAGGGGGATTATATAATTGGCTCAGGAAGGAGCATAGAAGATGTGGATATATTTGATTTTATGACAAGACTTTTACCTTTTCTAAGCAAGTTTGGAGGACATAAATCTGCAATTGGTTTTAGTATTAAAAGGGCATTTTGGGATGAATTTTATAGATCCGCGATAAAACTTTCTCGGGAATTATGGAAGGATTTGGACCTAATGCCTAAAATAAAAATTGATAAAGAAATAGACATTAAAGACATAAATTCAAATTTACTTGCAGATATTGAGAAACTTTCTCCATTTGGACCGGGAAATGAAGAGCCATGTTTTCTTATTTCAAATTCAACTATTCAGGAACTTTCTAGCGAAAATGAAAAGAAATTTAATATAAAAATTGTAGATTTATCAGGATCTATGCTCTCTCTCACAGGTTTTGGATTGACAAAAGATTTGACAAATCGAAAAGAAGAGCTTATGGATATGGTTGTAAGGATTTATAAAGGAAATTTTGGTGGAGAAAGTTTTTATAGGTTTTATCTTGAGGATTTTAAAGTAAATATGAAAAATCATATAAAGCTTAACTCTGTAAAAAAGAGAAAATTTAGGTATCTTCTTCACTTAGAAAATGATGTAGAGAAAAATTCAGTTTTAGAGAAGATAAAGAAAAAAAGAAATAATATTATAATAATTACACCTTCTTGGAATCAAAGTTATTGGGAAGATAAGAGCTTAACCTTTATTTCTCCTTGGGAAATTGAGAATAAAATGGAAGAACTTAGGAACTCTTCTCTTATTCTCTGGGAAGATGCGGAATTAATTTTGAGAATTCCGGAATTTATGAATTATTATTGCAAATTAATTAGAGAGTTACCTATTCCTATATTCTTTTTAACATTACTAGGAGACGAAAGAGTATTCTTAGAGCTTTCAAAAATGCTTAATATAAGAGTAGTAAAATATCCTTCAAAAGTTCAAATTCCTTCTCTAAGGGATCTAAGATTTTCTAAAAATAGAGAAAAGGAAGAGAATTTCTTTAAAAAAGTAAATGCGTTTTTTTATCCTTCAAATTTTCCTTTTTTTCATCTTAACCATTTAGTCTTTGCTAAACCTCCAATTTTGTCATCAGAATTAAGGAGATGGATTAAAATATCAAAACACGCATATCTTTTCTTTGGCAAGGATGAAATTATGGAAGGATATAAAAGAAGTCAAGAATTTTCTTTAAATTTAAATCCTTTAGAAAGAGATTTCTTTAGAAAGAGTTCTCAGGACTTTCTTATAATTCTTCAGAAGGCTAGGCTTTCAGAGATTTATTCTCTTCTCTTTCAATATGAATTTTTCGGGCACAAGTAA
- the secF gene encoding protein translocase subunit SecF: MKREINFLGKSIRRIFFIISILFIIIGLVSFFTRGLNLSIDFQSGSLLHYKVEKPLTTRQISEVRKIVNNLFGKSMVQTSSDLKEIWIKTKPLDEKSAKKLTSEVEKIIGNFKGKDWTSIEPSISQELREKAILASVLAVFIMLIYITIRFKFDFALSAIIGEAFVLLATISFFSIFQWEVSPSFIAAILTLLGYAINNTIIVFDRIRENMKAYPKENFVKIANMSINQVLARTLYTIVTTLLAITPLLIIGGEVLRSFIIALYLGILIGTYSTIFVSSAILAEWRELQKI; this comes from the coding sequence ATGAAAAGAGAAATTAACTTTTTAGGAAAGAGTATAAGAAGAATATTTTTTATTATTTCTATTCTTTTTATAATAATAGGCCTAGTCTCCTTTTTTACAAGAGGATTAAACCTTTCTATTGATTTCCAGAGTGGAAGTTTACTTCATTATAAAGTTGAAAAACCCTTAACAACAAGACAAATCTCAGAAGTAAGAAAAATAGTAAATAACCTTTTTGGAAAATCTATGGTTCAAACAAGTTCAGATTTAAAGGAAATATGGATTAAGACAAAACCTCTCGATGAAAAATCTGCAAAGAAATTAACATCAGAGGTAGAAAAAATTATTGGTAATTTTAAAGGAAAAGATTGGACTAGTATTGAACCATCTATAAGTCAGGAGCTAAGAGAAAAAGCTATACTGGCCTCAGTGTTAGCAGTATTCATAATGTTGATATATATAACAATAAGATTTAAGTTTGATTTTGCACTATCTGCTATAATAGGTGAAGCCTTTGTTCTTTTAGCAACTATTTCTTTTTTCTCTATTTTTCAATGGGAAGTAAGTCCCTCTTTTATTGCAGCTATTCTTACTCTTCTAGGATATGCTATAAATAACACTATTATCGTTTTTGATAGAATTAGAGAAAATATGAAAGCATATCCTAAGGAAAATTTTGTAAAAATAGCAAATATGAGTATTAATCAAGTATTAGCAAGAACTCTTTATACTATAGTCACAACCCTTTTAGCAATAACTCCTCTTTTAATAATTGGTGGAGAAGTGCTTCGTTCTTTTATAATTGCTTTGTATTTAGGTATATTAATAGGTACATATTCAACTATTTTTGTTTCTTCAGCAATTCTTGCAGAATGGAGAGAACTACAAAAAATCTAA
- the secD gene encoding protein translocase subunit SecD — MNIRSEYKAAFILIVFALSLWIFLTRPFRLGLDIKGGIRVTLQCQKTSNVEITDDAIRRTIEVIRNRIDQLGVTEPSLYREGTDKIVVELPGIKDPEKALDVIGQTALLEFKDEKERTILTGSALKTAKVEFDELGQPQVRVEMNPEGAKIFADFTSKNIGKPVIIVLDGKVISSPIIKDAITEGVGVITGRFTIDEAQKLAILLRAGALPVPVKVIENRTIDPTLGRDTMESAYKAGIVGGILVILFMIIIFRFLGLVADIALGLYIIMVIAMFKLIDATLTLPGIAGLILSIGMAVDANCLIFTRMREEFAKKKTPMASLDAGFRNALRAIIDSNVTTILAALILYIFGTGPIKGFAVTLTIGVSLSMFTAITVTRTLLENLLQLPFLKRSTKLLGL, encoded by the coding sequence ATGAATATACGTTCAGAATATAAAGCTGCCTTTATCCTTATAGTTTTTGCTCTTTCTTTGTGGATCTTTCTAACTCGTCCTTTTAGGTTGGGTTTAGATATCAAAGGTGGTATTAGGGTTACTCTTCAATGTCAAAAGACATCTAATGTAGAAATTACCGATGATGCTATAAGAAGGACTATAGAGGTCATAAGAAATCGTATTGATCAATTAGGTGTTACAGAACCGTCTTTATACAGAGAAGGAACGGATAAAATTGTAGTTGAACTTCCTGGAATCAAGGATCCTGAAAAAGCATTAGATGTTATAGGGCAAACTGCTCTTTTGGAATTTAAAGATGAAAAGGAAAGAACTATTCTTACAGGCTCTGCATTAAAAACAGCAAAAGTTGAATTTGATGAGTTAGGCCAACCTCAGGTTCGTGTGGAAATGAATCCCGAGGGAGCAAAAATTTTTGCAGATTTTACATCAAAGAATATTGGAAAACCCGTGATTATTGTTCTTGACGGAAAGGTTATATCAAGTCCTATCATAAAAGATGCTATTACCGAAGGAGTTGGAGTAATAACAGGAAGATTTACTATTGATGAGGCTCAAAAACTTGCAATTTTACTTCGTGCAGGTGCCTTACCTGTTCCTGTTAAAGTTATAGAAAACAGAACTATAGATCCTACTCTTGGCAGAGATACCATGGAATCTGCATATAAAGCAGGAATTGTAGGAGGAATTTTAGTAATACTTTTTATGATTATTATTTTTAGATTCTTAGGATTAGTCGCGGATATTGCATTAGGACTTTATATTATAATGGTTATAGCTATGTTTAAGCTTATAGATGCAACTCTTACCTTACCAGGAATTGCAGGGTTGATTTTGTCAATAGGAATGGCCGTAGATGCTAATTGTCTTATCTTTACAAGAATGAGAGAAGAATTTGCAAAAAAGAAAACTCCAATGGCCTCTTTAGATGCTGGATTTAGAAATGCTTTAAGGGCTATAATTGATAGTAATGTAACTACAATTTTAGCAGCACTTATTCTCTATATTTTTGGAACAGGGCCTATTAAGGGATTTGCAGTAACTCTTACTATAGGTGTCTCTTTAAGTATGTTTACTGCGATAACTGTGACACGAACTCTTCTTGAAAATTTATTACAGCTTCCTTTTCTTAAGAGATCTACCAAGCTTTTGGGATTATAA